One window of the Daphnia pulex isolate KAP4 chromosome 8, ASM2113471v1 genome contains the following:
- the LOC124199591 gene encoding all-trans-retinol 13,14-reductase-like, protein MDWTWFSTTQYPIKITGAVLLSYCVKKFFFTSSQWRSPFAEDSRTPLTPLEIDQTKRDEVLKRAFTKQLATEKKWDAIVIGSGIGGMSTAALLSKAGMKVLVLEKHYKCGGACHTFKEQGYEFDVGIHYVGNFIRPTLTRTLVEQITDGQIQWAQLENGFDRVIMNSTSPQRRDCSVSSGKDAWKNQLLKEFPGERKAIEQFFALMKRANHPLGYSLGMFVLKTIPLWLAKVMCFLGLPCFISDYFVLNKRSIEEVVRSLTDNRDLQFLLVYSAGGFGVKSKRVSVSMSALLHVHCCEYGSCYPVGGASEIPYRIIPVIERSGGRVLMKAHVSQILTENGRVTGVRVGQKKQSAVDLYAPIVISDAGLQNTFQDLLPENVAKLSPSWSLANSLPAALGNLTVFIGLKGTPEELGLTAQNVWIFTNFHPMDDGLKEPDSEAVLQNYCTNPYPAIFISSASAKDPSWEKRYPDRSTISVVSFIPYSFFANWSHLKAKKRGDDYNALKNAIGLQIIDQVTRQYPKIKNAIDYFSVATPVTIEHYLNTKKGGTYGLEHDMERFGAEMSSVLRPESGIEGLFFSGQDVTSCGFASTMLSGMLCAGAVLKKKYSIALDLLSLHTKLSGRPENLDSLFF, encoded by the exons ATGGACTGGACTTGGTTTTCAACTACGCAATATCCGATTAAAATCACTGGAGCTGTTTTACTGAGTTATTgcgtaaagaaatttttcttcacttcCAGCCAGTGGAGGTCTCCCTTTGCTGAGGATTCAAGGACTCCTTTAACCCCGCTGGAAATTGACCAAACTAAACGCGACGAAGTCTTAAAAAGAG CGTTTACTAAGCAGCTGGCCACTGAGAAGAAATGGGACGCCATAGTCATAGGATCTGGAATAGGAG GAATGTCGACTGCAGCGCTACTAAGCAAAGCCGGAATGAAAGTGTTGGTTCTCGAAAAGCACTACAAATGTGGCGGG gCCTGTCACACTTTCAAAGAGCAAGGCTACGAATTCGACGTTGGAATTCACTACGTGGGCAACTTCATCCGCCCGACCCTGACTCGAACTCTTGTGGAACAAATCACTGACGGGCAAATCCAGTGGGCTCAACTTG AGAACGGCTTTGATCGTGTGATCATGAACTCCACGTCTCCACAACGGCGCGATTGTAGCGTTTCTTCCGGAAAGGACGCTTGGAAAAATCAACTTCTGAAGGAGTTTCCCGGCGAAAGAAAAGCCATCGAACAATTTTTTGCGTTGATGAAACGAGCCAACCATCCACTTGGATACTCGCTAGGGATGTTTGTACTCAAAACAATACCACTTTGGCTCGCCAAAGTGATGTGCTTCTTGGGTTTGCCGTGTTTTATAAGCGATTACTTTGTATTAAACAAACGCTCAATCGAAGAAGTTGTCAGG agtCTAACAGACAACAGAGATCTTCAGTTCTTGCTTGTCTACAGCGCCGGAGGTTTCGGCGTGAAATCTAAACGCGTATCCGTTTCCATGTCTGCTCTGCTGCATGTCCACTGCTGTGAATATG GGTCTTGTTATCCGGTCGGCGGAGCCTCGGAAATCCCATATCGAATCATCCCGGTCATAGAGCGATCAGGTGGCCGAGTGCTCATGAAGGCCCACGTATCTCAGATTCTAACCGAAAACGGACGGGTGACGGGAGTACGGGTCGGCCAAAAAAAACAGTCGGCTGTCGACTTATACGCTCCCATTGTCATTTCTGATGCAG gTCTTCAAAACACGTTTCAGGATCTTCTTCCGGAAAATGTCGCCAAATTGTCACCCAGCTGGTCGCTAGCTAATTCTCTTCCAGCTGCGTTGGGGAATTTAACCGTTTTCATTGGACTCAAAGGCACTCCTGAAGAACTGGGTCTCACAGCGCAAAATGTCTGGATCTTCACCAACTTCCATCCAATGGATGAT GGATTGAAGGAACCCGATTCTGAGGCtgttttacaaaattattGCACGAATCCTTATCCGgcgattttcatttcatccgcCTCCGCCAAAGATCCTTCGTGGGAAAAAAGATACCCCG accgGAGTACCATATCGGTCGTGTCTTTCATCCCTTACTCttttttcgccaattggtcTCACCTGAAGGCAAAGAAACGAGGCGACGACTACAACGCCTTGAAAAATGCCATCGGACTGCAGATTATCGATCAAGTGACTCGCCAGTATCCTAAGATAAAG aacgCGATCGATTATTTCAGCGTTGCAACTCCGGTTACCATTGAACACTACCTCAACACCAAAAAAGGCGGGACTTACGGATTGGAACACGATATGGAACGTTTTGGCGCGGAAATGTCATCTGTGCTGCGTCCCGAATCTGGCATTGAAG GATTATTCTTTAGCGGCCAAGACGTGACATCGTGTGGATTCGCTTCTACCATGCTCAGCGGCATGCTATGCGCCGGCGCtgttttaaagaagaaatattccATCGCGTTAGACCTCCTTTCGTTACACACTAAGCTGTCGGGCAGGCCTGAAAACCTCGacagtttatttttctaa
- the LOC124199621 gene encoding ITG-like peptide: protein MMLKLTLQFFAIIVLIERAYSWGGRFNRFSPEMLSNMGYGGYGNNRHSPQRFLPASSIDLLESMLQSEEDEEMTEASSNKAAASCSGRRCSANEHCCAGTVCVDLDGPSVGTCLPHHGRREGSACHRTSDCDFGLLCVISGGTGKICQQPSENVKQYNEDCAQSSECDVSKGLCCQLLRRHRQSPRKACSYFRDPLVCIGAVSVDSVKEQIQHTANEKRLTDRATNYSRK from the exons ATGATGCTGAAACTTACCTTGCAATTTTTCGCCATCATCGTTCTGATTGAACGCGCTTACTCGTGGGGCGGAAGGTTCAATCGCTTCAGTCCCGAAATGCTCTCCAACATGGGCTACGGCGGCTACGGCAACAACCGACATTCACCCCAG cgCTTTCTTCCGGCCTCTTCAATAGACCTACTCGAATCGATGCTGCAGagcgaagaagacgaagaaatgaCAGaagccagcagcaacaaagcGGCGGCCAGCTGCTCCGGAAGGCGCTGCTCGGCCAACGAGCACTGTTGCGCAGGAACCGTCTGCGTGGATCTCGATGGcc CTTCAGTTGGGACTTGTCTCCCACACCACGGCCGGCGTGAAGGGTCGGCATGCCATCGCACCTCCGACTGCGATTTCGGACTTCTATGCGTCATTTCCGGCGGAACTGGCAAAATCTGCCAACAACCCTCAGAGAACGTGAAACAATACA ATGAAGACTGCGCCCAGAGCAGCGAATGCGATGTATCCAAAGGCTTGTGCTGTCAATTGCTTCGACGCCACCGGCAATCTCCACGCAAA GCTTGCAGTTACTTCCGAGACCCGCTGGTCTGCATTGGGGCCGTCTCCGTCGACTCCGTCAAGGAGCAAATTCAACACACGGCGAACGAAAAACGCTTGACTGATCGAGCCACTAATTATTCGCGCAAATAA
- the LOC124201126 gene encoding glutathione synthetase-like isoform X1, whose product MSTIRLEPCVSIDFDSSTLDEIVTKAKDWALMHGVCVMRSRQNFSPDSINFAPFVLVPSAFPKKEFEKAIELQTLVNEMIHRIANNYEFLKSTLAITNTVDPFTAQLFKIYTTVQEEGVSQAIDLGLIRNDVMLGAEPEMPLSSFKLRQVEVNTIAAGFGWLGPSSGRLHRFVMQELSHGDKLQQIPENNALEALCGGMLKAWEIYNQPQAVILFIIEETTYIFCDQIFHEFEIRKQNPNVRVIRRNLTQLGRGGASLDAEKKLIVDGHEVAVIYFRCGYAPDQYMSADGCEWDARLMMERSKAIKCPSISYHLAGTKKVQQVLADPGNLERIFDDPDKVARLRDVFTGLYSLDLDEEGDRAAEMAIQNPDKYVLKPQREGGGNNVYGEEVGEVLKQLKGNPERASYILMDVIKPPLLQNWMVRPSTQPMRVDTLSELGIFGVIIGTAKEILHNSVGGHMLRTKIHTANEGGVAAGIGALDSPFLVDL is encoded by the exons ATGTCGACAATAAGATTAGAGCCATGTGTATCGATCGATTTCGACAGCTCTACTCTGGACGAAATTGTGACAAAAGCAAAAGACTGGGCTTTGATGCATG GTGTTTGCGTGATGAGATCAAGGCAAAATTTTAGTCCagattcaatcaattttgCTCCTTTCGTTTTGGTTCCATCAGCTTTTCCcaagaaagaatttgaaaaagctATTGAGCTCCAAACTCTTGTTAATGAGATGATACATCGAATTGCAAATAATTATGAATTCCTCAAAAGTACTCTTGCCAT AACCAACACAGTTGATCCATTTACTGCACAATTGTTCAAAATATACACCACAGTCCAAGAGGAAGGTGTATCTCAG GCTATAGATTTAGGTTTAATACGAAATGATGTTATGCTGGGTGCTGAACCTGAGATGCCCCTTTCCAGTTTTAAACTGAGGCAAGTGGAAGTAAACACAATTGCAGCTGGGTTCGGCTGGCTTGGACCTTCCTCAGGTCGTCTTCATAG ATTTGTCATGCAAGAACTCTCTCATGGGGATAAACTTCAGCAG ATACCAGAAAATAATGCGCTAGAAGCCCTCTGCGGCGGGATGCTCAAAGCCTGGGAAATATACAATCAACCTCA GGCTGTTATCTTATTCATTATCGAAGAAACTACGTACATTTTTTGTGACCAGATATTTCACGAGTTTGAAATCCGCAAGCAAAATCCGAATGTAAGGGTTATACGCCGCAATTTGACGCAACTTGGCAGAGGAGGGGCGTCGCTTGATGcagaaaagaaactgattGT AGATGGACATGAGGTCGCTGTGATTTACTTCAGATGTGGGTATGCTCCCGATCAGTACATGTCAGCTGACGGTTGCGAATGGGACGCCCGGCTAATGATGGAACGCTCAAAAGCCATTAAGTGCCCGAGCATATCGTATCATCTCGCTGGGACGAAAAAAGTCCAACAGGTCCTAGCTGATCCTGGAAATCTAGAACGCATATTTGACGATCCTGATAAAGTTGCCAGACTAAGGGATGTGTTCACTGGGCTTTACTCGCTTGACCTG GACGAAGAAGGTGATCGCGCTGCTGAAATGGCCATCCAGAATCCTGATAAGTACGTCCTGAAACCTCAGCGTGAAGGAGGTGGTAATAACGTATACGGAGAGGAG GTTGGTGAAGTCTTGAAACAGCTGAAAGGCAATCCTGAAAGAGCTAGTTACATCCTGATGGATGTTATCAAGCCCCCATTACTGCAAAATTGGATGGTGCGTCCATCTACTCAGCCCATGCGTGTAGACACACTGAGCGAGCTCGGAATATTCGGAGTCATCATTGG AACTGCCAAGGAAATCTTGCACAATTCCGTGGGTGGACACATGCTGCGAACTAAAATCCACACCGCTAATGAAGGAGGAG TTGCTGCTGGAATCGGAGCCCTTGATTCGCCATTCCTTGTTGATTTATGA
- the LOC124201126 gene encoding glutathione synthetase-like isoform X2, giving the protein MSTIRLEPCVSIDFDSSTLDEIVTKAKDWALMHGVCVMRSRQNFSPDSINFAPFVLVPSAFPKKEFEKAIELQTLVNEMIHRIANNYEFLKSTLAITNTVDPFTAQLFKIYTTVQEEGVSQEECCCGLFRCDYMLDRDAVRQVEINTIASSFAGICTRVTRLHKFVMQELSHGDKLQQIPENNALEALCGGMLKAWEIYNQPQAVILFIIEETTYIFCDQIFHEFEIRKQNPNVRVIRRNLTQLGRGGASLDAEKKLIVDGHEVAVIYFRCGYAPDQYMSADGCEWDARLMMERSKAIKCPSISYHLAGTKKVQQVLADPGNLERIFDDPDKVARLRDVFTGLYSLDLDEEGDRAAEMAIQNPDKYVLKPQREGGGNNVYGEEVGEVLKQLKGNPERASYILMDVIKPPLLQNWMVRPSTQPMRVDTLSELGIFGVIIGTAKEILHNSVGGHMLRTKIHTANEGGVAAGIGALDSPFLVDL; this is encoded by the exons ATGTCGACAATAAGATTAGAGCCATGTGTATCGATCGATTTCGACAGCTCTACTCTGGACGAAATTGTGACAAAAGCAAAAGACTGGGCTTTGATGCATG GTGTTTGCGTGATGAGATCAAGGCAAAATTTTAGTCCagattcaatcaattttgCTCCTTTCGTTTTGGTTCCATCAGCTTTTCCcaagaaagaatttgaaaaagctATTGAGCTCCAAACTCTTGTTAATGAGATGATACATCGAATTGCAAATAATTATGAATTCCTCAAAAGTACTCTTGCCAT AACCAACACAGTTGATCCATTTACTGCACAATTGTTCAAAATATACACCACAGTCCAAGAGGAAGGTGTATCTCAG GAAGAGTGCTGCTGTGGCTTATTCCGGTGTGATTACATGCTGGACAGAGATGCAGTCCGCCAGGTCGAAATAAATACGATAGCCAGCTCTTTTGCGGGTATCTGTACACGCGTAACGCGGCTACATAA ATTTGTCATGCAAGAACTCTCTCATGGGGATAAACTTCAGCAG ATACCAGAAAATAATGCGCTAGAAGCCCTCTGCGGCGGGATGCTCAAAGCCTGGGAAATATACAATCAACCTCA GGCTGTTATCTTATTCATTATCGAAGAAACTACGTACATTTTTTGTGACCAGATATTTCACGAGTTTGAAATCCGCAAGCAAAATCCGAATGTAAGGGTTATACGCCGCAATTTGACGCAACTTGGCAGAGGAGGGGCGTCGCTTGATGcagaaaagaaactgattGT AGATGGACATGAGGTCGCTGTGATTTACTTCAGATGTGGGTATGCTCCCGATCAGTACATGTCAGCTGACGGTTGCGAATGGGACGCCCGGCTAATGATGGAACGCTCAAAAGCCATTAAGTGCCCGAGCATATCGTATCATCTCGCTGGGACGAAAAAAGTCCAACAGGTCCTAGCTGATCCTGGAAATCTAGAACGCATATTTGACGATCCTGATAAAGTTGCCAGACTAAGGGATGTGTTCACTGGGCTTTACTCGCTTGACCTG GACGAAGAAGGTGATCGCGCTGCTGAAATGGCCATCCAGAATCCTGATAAGTACGTCCTGAAACCTCAGCGTGAAGGAGGTGGTAATAACGTATACGGAGAGGAG GTTGGTGAAGTCTTGAAACAGCTGAAAGGCAATCCTGAAAGAGCTAGTTACATCCTGATGGATGTTATCAAGCCCCCATTACTGCAAAATTGGATGGTGCGTCCATCTACTCAGCCCATGCGTGTAGACACACTGAGCGAGCTCGGAATATTCGGAGTCATCATTGG AACTGCCAAGGAAATCTTGCACAATTCCGTGGGTGGACACATGCTGCGAACTAAAATCCACACCGCTAATGAAGGAGGAG TTGCTGCTGGAATCGGAGCCCTTGATTCGCCATTCCTTGTTGATTTATGA